In Pseudosulfitobacter pseudonitzschiae, the sequence AACTTTGGCCTCCAAATGCCCGAAAGGGAACACCCCTAGCCGCAAAGTCGTTGCGGGAAGCCGCAACATCTCTGCGGGGGGATGCCTTTACAGATACGGGACGTTCACCACATCATCCGGTCATCTGCGTCCTTGCCGGACCGGATATCAGCGCAGGATCAATGCGCGATAGGGAGGAACATTTATGACGATTTCAAAAATGCTGCTGGGGGCGGCAAGCCTTGTCTTGGCTACGGGGGCCGCGCAAGCAGAATCCCACATGTCCGAGACATCCGACAAGCGGATCGCGCTTTCGAACAATTATGCGGGTAATTCGTGGCGACAGGCGATGCTGCAAACTTTCAAGGAAACCGGAGAGCAAGCGGTGACCGATGGGGTGGTTGCAGCAGCCGACGCCTATACTACGTCCGAAAATCAGGCGACCGAGCAAGCGGCGCAGATCCAGAACATGATTTTGCAGGGCTATGACGCGATCGTGCTGAACGCCGCGTCGCCCACGGCACTGAACGGCGCTGTGAAGGAGGCATGTGACGCAGGTCTGACAGTGGTAAGCTTTGACGGTATTGTGACCGAACCCTGCGCATGGCGCATTGCAGTGGACTTTGCCGCGATGGGCAAAGAGCAGGTCGACTATCTGGCCACACGCATGCCCGACGGTGGCAATCTGCTGGAAATTCGCGGTTTAGCCGGCGTTTTTGTGGACGACGAGATTTCCAAGGGAATCCACGAAGGCGTAGCAGAGCACGAACAGTTCGAAGTCGTCGGGTCGGTTCATGGCGATTGGGCGCAGGATGTGGCGCAAAAGGCTGTGGCGGGCATTTTGCCATCGCTGCCGCAGGTTGTCGGTGTGGTGACCCAAGGCGGTGACGGCTATGGAGCGGCACAAGCCTTTGCAGCGGCGGGCCGTGACACGCCGCTGATTGTTCTGGGCAACCGTCAGGACGAATTGCAGTGGTGGGCCGATCAACGTGATGCGACCGGCTATGAAACGCTGTCGCTGTCCATCGCACCAGGTGTTGCGTCGCTGGCGTTCTGGGTTGCACAGCAGGTTCTTGCAGGCGAAGACGTGCCTAAGGATCTGACCGTGCCGTTCCTGAAGATCACGCAGGACACACTGGACGACGCGCTGGCCAATACGTCCGAAGGCTCTGTTGCCAACGTGACCTATGAATTGGGAGACGCCAAGCAGGTCATCGCGGACGCCAAGTGATATTTCCTTGGGTCGCCCTTCGGGGCGGCCCGCCCTCATCATTCGAAGAATGGAGCGCTCATGCCTGATCATGAGAGCGCCCCGATCGTGACGCTCGTCGACGCGGCCAAGCATTTTGGCCCGGTACGCGCGCTAGACGGGGTTAGTATGTCGGTCGCCCCGGGCGATTGTATCGGGCTTGTCGGCCACAACGGCGCGGGCAAGTCAACGCTGGTGAACTTGATAAACGGGGGGCTTACGTCATCTTCGGGAAGCGTCGCGTTTTCCGCAGGCGCCTCGGCGCT encodes:
- a CDS encoding ABC transporter substrate-binding protein; its protein translation is MTISKMLLGAASLVLATGAAQAESHMSETSDKRIALSNNYAGNSWRQAMLQTFKETGEQAVTDGVVAAADAYTTSENQATEQAAQIQNMILQGYDAIVLNAASPTALNGAVKEACDAGLTVVSFDGIVTEPCAWRIAVDFAAMGKEQVDYLATRMPDGGNLLEIRGLAGVFVDDEISKGIHEGVAEHEQFEVVGSVHGDWAQDVAQKAVAGILPSLPQVVGVVTQGGDGYGAAQAFAAAGRDTPLIVLGNRQDELQWWADQRDATGYETLSLSIAPGVASLAFWVAQQVLAGEDVPKDLTVPFLKITQDTLDDALANTSEGSVANVTYELGDAKQVIADAK